Sequence from the Paenibacillus riograndensis SBR5 genome:
CAGCGAAGCCAGAAACGGCGCATGAAGATGAAGAAAACTGGCCAGGCTGTTGCCCAGGGTTGCTCCGATGGCAAAGAGCGGAGTCACTTCTCCCCCCTGGAATCCGGTGCCCAGGGTGAATGAGGTGAAAATCAGCTTCCATAAGAATGCGAAGGGCGCCACATCGGTCTGAAAAGAGTCCTGAATCAGAGGGATGCCCAGACCGAGATAGTCCCGGGTGCCGGCAATATAGACCAGCGCAATTATAATGAAGCCGCCCAGCGCACTTTTGAGCATCGGATTCTTCACTAGCCGGGTAAAGGTTTTTTTCAGATAATGGGTAAGCTCACTGAAGAGGATACTGGCAAGCCCGAACAGCACAGAGGCCAGGATCACCTTTAGCAGTATGATGGCAGTTAGCGGAGGAAAAAGCTCCACATGATAATGGATGTGCTGGACCTTCCACAAACGGGTAGCCACAATATCCCCGATGAAGCTGGCTGTGAAACAGGGGAGCAGGGCCTTGTGGCTGATCAGGCCGATAGCCACAACCTCCAGGCCGAACAGGGTTCCGGCCAATGGTGTTCCAAAAATCGAGCCAAAGCCGCCGCTGATCCCGCACATAAGCAATATTTGCCGGTCAAGGGAATTGATGCGGATCAGCCTGCCGAATCCTTCCGCGAGGCTGCCTCCCATTTGCACAGCTGTTCCTTCCCGTCCTGCGGAGCCTCCGAATAGATGGGTAACGAGTGTTCCGAACAGCACCAGGGGAGCCATCCGCATCGGAATGGTTTCATTCCCCTGCTGAATCTGTTCCAGGATCAGATTATTCCCTTTGGCACTGTTCTTGCCGTAGCGCATGTACAGGAAGCTCACCAGCGCTCCGCCCAGCGGCAGCAAGTACAGCAGCCAGGCATGATTCAGCCGTACCTCTGTCACAGCATCCAGGCTTTTCAGAAAAATGGCCGAGGCCGAGCCCGAAAGAATACCGACGCACCCCCCCAGCACAATCCATTTGATGAAGGTGCCCCACAGCGCCAGAAAATGGCTCCTTTCCATAAGCTTCAGCCAATATGTATGTATTGCTCTCATCCTGCCAGCCTCCAATAGAATAATGCTGCTTCATTGATTCCCTAAAATCAAACAGACTCCTACCAGCAAAGTGACCGCTGGTAGGAGTCATTAGTCTCTAGGGACGGTTAATGGCGAACTCCATCGCCGTATTGAATTACAACCAATACTAAGGATATCATGCTAAAAAGTCAATGCGGAAATTAACAATGTTATTCTTCCTCACCGGTGGAGCCATTCAGCACATCCGTACCCGGCATGGCATCAATAGGCGGCGCGGCCGGATCGATGGCAGTTCCGGGCTGGAGCTCGTCGGCATCGGGCACATCCTCCAGCGGAAGCTCTTCTTGATCCACAAGCTCTTCATCCCCGGCGTAGTCAATGGCACCGCCGGCCAGTCCGGCCGCACCGGCAGCGAATATCGCATCGGACTCCAGCACTTCATCCCGTTCGGATGGCGGCGGGGAAGTCATGCTCCGCACTCTGTCGGCCCTGCGTCCAAGCGCCGGTTCAGGGGCATTCAGGCCGATATCGGCAGCGAGAATAGGATCGCCCGTCAAAGCCGGATCGGAGCCGTCATCTGCAACGCCATCCCAATCGACAGGCCTTTCGTGGGCCGGATCATGGCTGGCCAGTGCGGATTCCATAGGCCTTAAGTCCGCTCCGGCAGTTTCATCATCGGGGTTGTGCCGCGTGATCGTCCCCAGCGGCCGCAGCTCCTCCAGGGGAATGTCCTGCTCCGGGGAAACATCCCCCAGCTTGTTGTACCGCTCATATACAAAATCGGCTTCAGTTTTGTTGAATTCATTACCCATAGCCGCTCAACTCCTTTTGGCTTAATTGCTTCTTGATTGCTTATAGTAATTCTATACCCTAATCTCAGATGGCGAATCTGTAACCTTTAGGCGGCCTATTCTTAATATAATCATTCTGCAGGAGGATTAACCATAAACTGCGGTATAACGTCTTTTTTCGAGATGGTTTGCAAATATGGGCAGGTAAAATGCGAACGTTGTCGAAAATTTTAGAGGTTAGATGTACTACATAAATCCAACTATAGACTTACTGAGGTGCGATAATGAAGTTGCCATCAATGAAGGCGGCCGCAGCGATATTCATGCTGTTTCTGCTGATTTCCATAGTGCCTATCGGGATCGCAGTGCAATGGGGCGGCGGGGCAGGATTTTCTATACCGGACTGGGAAATGAAATGGGAGACTTCAGACGTATGCGATCCTGCGGCAGCAGCTGAAGCCCCTGACAGCGAATGGGTGCAAGCAGGCATGGATTCAGTGCGGCCTGCGGCTCCGGCAGATGCTTCGGCAGTCTGGTTCCGTTTTCCCCTCCCGTTAACGGAAGAGCGCAACCCGGCCCTGTTGATTAATAAAGTCACCGGACATAACCTCAGGGCCTATGCGGATCATAAGCTTATCTATGAGTCGCAGGATTTGATGAATTATGATGAAAGAAAAGTGCTGATCCCCTTGTCCGGGACGGAGGGGCATTCCTGGTTATATCTATGGAGCAGCGGAGGCGGACAGGGCTTTGGAATTGAAGGGGAAATCACGGCAGGAAACTACGGGAAACTGCTGGAGTTTTATGTAAAACAGAATTTGCCGGATATGGTGATTGGTGCGGCATTTCTATTTGTAGGTGCGGCACTTATGGGCTGTTTACTGTTTCTCAAGCTGGACTTTTTCAAAGGCGGTTTTTTCCTTGTCCTGGTTATAGTATCCTTCGGGGTTCTGTTTATCACCTATTCACCTTTTCTGCCAGTTATTTTGCACATCCCGGACCACTGGACCCAGATCGGCTTTGATCTGGCATTATTTACATTGCT
This genomic interval carries:
- a CDS encoding voltage-gated chloride channel family protein, with translation MRAIHTYWLKLMERSHFLALWGTFIKWIVLGGCVGILSGSASAIFLKSLDAVTEVRLNHAWLLYLLPLGGALVSFLYMRYGKNSAKGNNLILEQIQQGNETIPMRMAPLVLFGTLVTHLFGGSAGREGTAVQMGGSLAEGFGRLIRINSLDRQILLMCGISGGFGSIFGTPLAGTLFGLEVVAIGLISHKALLPCFTASFIGDIVATRLWKVQHIHYHVELFPPLTAIILLKVILASVLFGLASILFSELTHYLKKTFTRLVKNPMLKSALGGFIIIALVYIAGTRDYLGLGIPLIQDSFQTDVAPFAFLWKLIFTSFTLGTGFQGGEVTPLFAIGATLGNSLASFLHLHAPFLASLGFIAVFCGATNTPVACFLMGIELFGSGGAVYMFIACLISYLFSGHSGIYTSQQIGISKSEWVRIPEGTTLGTAKQLRTTKKTSAEE